The sequence below is a genomic window from Deinococcota bacterium.
GCCCGTCACCGTGCCGGGCTCCTCTACCACCTCGGCCACGCGGCCTGGCTGCGCGGGGATTTGGAGGACGCCGAGGCGTGGCTCCAACAGGCGCTCGAGCTCTGAGCCGAGCTGGGTATGGAGAACACGCGAGAAACAGCCCGCACGCGCGGCAGTCTGGCGATGACCCGCTATATGCAAGGGGAGCCTCGCAGAGCCAGGGAGCTGCTCGAGGCTGCGCTCACCGTCTTTCGCCGCGAAGGCGACCTCTGGTGGACGGCGTTTGCGCTCGGCTGGCTGGCTAAGTCCGCCTTGGCGCTAAAGGAGCACGAGGCCGCGAAGATGCCGCTCGAGGAGTGCCTCGCCATCTTCCGCCGCCTCGGCAACCGGTGGGGGCTCGGGCTGTTTTTGCAACCCGCGACGCAACTGCGCCTTGAAACGGGCGACCCGCGTGGCGCGCGCATCCTCGCCGAAGAGTCGCGCGCGCTCCTTACGGAAGTCGGCCATAGGCACGCGCTCGGCGAGGTGTATCGGCTGTTGGGCGCCATCGCCTGGGCCGAGGGGCGTCACGCCGAGGCGAACATGCACTACCAACAGAGCCTGACCCTCTACCACGAGCTAGGGCAAGAGAGCTTGGCGCGAGGCGTCGCCA
It includes:
- a CDS encoding tetratricopeptide repeat protein translates to MENTRETARTRGSLAMTRYMQGEPRRARELLEAALTVFRREGDLWWTAFALGWLAKSALALKEHEAAKMPLEECLAIFRRLGNRWGLGLFLQPATQLRLETGDPRGARILAEESRALLTEVGHRHALGEVYRLLGAIAWAEGRHAEANMHYQQSLTLYHELGQESLARGVARELAELPPLETPRQA